A stretch of the Thermus thermophilus genome encodes the following:
- a CDS encoding acyl-CoA dehydrogenase family protein, producing the protein MEWISYAYGKNHYEADPELRDLLRHFWPGAREKEAELLAWGAYMGREVYEAAYHIDQDAGPELVMHDLDGKRVDRVRLSPVQREVLKRLRPIVRPPYEGGSWHHHFALGYLLADGGLYCILTITHQVAYPIHKYAPGLASWKEQVLYGEAFGATWMTEIQGGSDLGANRTVARREGEVWRLYGGDKYFASGAGLADVALVTARPEGAPPGPKGLALFLLPRLDREGRLNYRVRRLKRKSGTRAVPSGEVELEGSEAYLIGRAEEGIYYTLETLTVARLANAIAAMGIAAKALLETRERVRRRQSFGRFLADHPLVRYDLLDLAVRQAGGLALALAAVEAFDRAWHERPPYGEAYHLARFLSHLAKNRTAEHSAEITRLAMELFGGLGFLEEYAVARWHRESLITPIWEGPSNIQALDLLEAMQKKGAHRPFLAWLEARLEGRGEEAEGVLAAARKTLDRLAALEPEAAQFSAKTALRRLADAAAVAGLLEASATAGPRYRELAGLYARRFLLGEDYPPEALGVRVLYLPEGGA; encoded by the coding sequence ATGGAGTGGATCTCGTACGCCTACGGCAAGAACCACTACGAGGCGGACCCGGAGCTTAGGGACCTCCTCCGCCACTTCTGGCCCGGGGCGCGGGAGAAGGAGGCGGAGCTCCTCGCCTGGGGCGCCTACATGGGGCGGGAGGTCTACGAGGCCGCCTACCACATTGACCAGGACGCGGGTCCCGAGCTCGTCATGCACGACCTGGACGGGAAGCGGGTGGACCGGGTGCGCCTGTCGCCCGTGCAGCGGGAAGTGCTCAAGCGCCTGCGCCCGATCGTCCGCCCGCCCTACGAGGGAGGGAGCTGGCACCACCACTTCGCCCTGGGCTACCTCCTGGCCGACGGCGGGCTCTACTGCATCCTCACCATTACCCACCAGGTGGCCTACCCCATCCACAAGTACGCCCCCGGGCTCGCCTCTTGGAAGGAGCAGGTCCTCTACGGGGAGGCCTTTGGGGCCACCTGGATGACGGAGATCCAGGGGGGAAGCGACCTCGGGGCGAACCGCACCGTGGCCCGCAGGGAAGGGGAGGTCTGGCGCCTTTACGGGGGGGACAAGTACTTCGCCTCGGGGGCGGGTCTTGCCGATGTGGCCTTGGTGACGGCGCGGCCCGAGGGGGCGCCCCCTGGCCCCAAGGGACTGGCCCTCTTCCTCCTGCCCAGGCTGGACCGCGAGGGGCGCCTGAACTACCGGGTGCGCCGCCTCAAGCGGAAAAGCGGCACCCGAGCCGTGCCCTCGGGGGAGGTGGAGCTGGAGGGGAGCGAGGCCTATCTCATCGGCCGGGCGGAGGAGGGGATCTACTACACCCTGGAGACCCTCACCGTCGCCCGCCTGGCCAACGCCATCGCCGCCATGGGGATTGCCGCCAAGGCCCTCTTGGAGACGCGGGAGCGGGTGCGGCGGCGGCAGAGCTTCGGGAGGTTCCTCGCGGACCATCCCCTGGTGCGCTACGACCTCCTGGACCTCGCCGTGCGCCAGGCAGGGGGGCTGGCTTTGGCCCTGGCGGCGGTGGAGGCCTTTGACCGGGCCTGGCACGAGAGGCCCCCTTATGGCGAGGCTTACCACCTGGCCCGCTTCCTTTCCCACCTGGCGAAGAACCGCACCGCCGAGCACAGCGCCGAGATCACCCGCCTGGCCATGGAGCTCTTCGGAGGGCTGGGCTTCCTGGAGGAGTACGCCGTGGCCCGCTGGCACAGGGAGTCCCTGATCACTCCCATCTGGGAGGGGCCGAGCAACATCCAGGCCCTGGACCTCCTGGAGGCCATGCAGAAGAAGGGGGCCCATAGGCCCTTCCTCGCCTGGCTGGAGGCGCGTCTGGAGGGGCGGGGCGAGGAGGCCGAGGGGGTCTTGGCGGCCGCCCGCAAGACCCTGGACCGCCTCGCCGCCCTCGAGCCCGAGGCCGCCCAGTTCTCGGCCAAGACGGCCCTGAGGCGCCTGGCGGACGCCGCGGCGGTGGCGGGCCTCCTCGAGGCGAGCGCCACCGCCGGGCCCCGCTACCGGGAGCTCGCCGGGCTTTACGCCCGCCGCTTCCTCCTCGGGGAGGACTATCCGCCTGAGGCCCTGGGCGTGCGGGTGTTGTACCTGCCCGAGGGCGGGGCGTGA